TTTAAAAAAAAGAAAATAATGAATAAAAAAAGAAGTTAAGAAAGTTTCAGGAAATACATATCCTGATGCTTATAGACTTTCTTACCTGTTATATTATTTTCAAATTTGAAATTTTTATCCGGAAACGTATCAATCATATACACTTTTTTACCATGATTTTCCTTCATGATAGTTGTCAGATTACTACCTGATTTGACGTCATCCAGCTTATAATCAAATCTGATGTCTTTCTGAGTAGCATACAGTTTAGCATTGTCAACATAATCATGATAACAGACATATAAAAAGTCCTGATTAAATACTACAACATTGCTGTCATTGTTTAATTTATCCAATGCCGCAATCATCTCACTTCCATCGTCTTTTATCTGATTATTTGTATCATAAGTAACAGCCAATCCGTAAGCACCCAATAGAAGTACTAAAATAATAGAAATCACTAAAATCTTCCGGTCTTTAATCTTTCCAATGACAATTGCACAGGACAGCCATAACAGTGAGATTACAGGTATCAGGTATCTGATTACTAACGGTTTATATGTTAAAACGATTGCAGTTACTCCTATAGCTAAAGTCAGTAAATATAATATAAAACCTGAAGAGATAAAATAATTTTCATTGAAATCTGTGCTTTTTGACTGTTTTACAAAAATTATTATCATGAATACTAAAAAGAGTATTGCAAGGATTCTAAAACCGAAATCAACATAAGAAAAATCAGTAGTACTGTTTACTGCAAACCATGAAACATAACTGAACAGATCATATAAATGTGGAAAATTCTTTTGATATTCCATGGTTTTACTTACCTGTTTCATTAAAACAAATATCCACGGGGCATATAAAATCACAGTGGAAATACTGGCCACTATCCATTTTTTCAGTTCCTCTTTTTTATCAATGCCATCATTATTGATGAAAATACGGATAAATAACATTAGATACATCAATGCAGAGCTAACCAATACGAAATAATGTGTATAAGCTCCGAGCAGTGTAAACAATATAAACAGTGCCCATGATTTTCTATCAGATTTTGCGATGACTTGCCTGAAATATAAAAAAGACATAAGAAGGAACAGTAAACTCCAGCTGTACATCCTAATTGTGGAATATCCTCTAAAGAAGAATGACATGGCTATAATTGAAAATGTAAATATACCAACAGTCAGCCAGCCGTATTCTTTTCTTATTTTAGTTGCACTAATGCCCAAAACAATAAAATATGGAACAAATGAAATTATCTTTAAAACAGATATCAAATCATATTGAATATGAAGAGCATTTAGAACATAACAGACCGTTTGAACTATCATGTAGTACAAAGGAGGATGAACATCCTTAATTGTTATTTTCAAACATTCCAAAAAGGATGTTTTTATCAAAGCGACTGTCCACCATTCATCAATATGTATTAAAACATTGCTGATTGGTGAAAAAAACAAATAAATTCCAAGTAAAACACTAACGGCAAAAAATATTTTTCCGATATTGCTCTTTAAATCATCTTCTGAAAAATTTTTATTCATATACACACCACAAAAATAAGAATAAATTAAAATTATTCTAAAAAAATTTAATAAATCTATACTATTAGTTATTGATTAAATTAATTAATAAAAGTTATTATACAAATAATTAAAAAAAGAATTGAACAATAATATAATATTGTTCGTTCAAAATCTAATAATCATAACCCATGTCCAAAGTCTCTTGTTCAGCTTCACGCAGTTCCTTTTCTTTTCTTTCCTTGATATCCTTAAAATAAGATACAATGTCCATGTCATCACCATGGCGACGACCTTTAAACTCATCGATTTTAACAAGAGTAGGAACTTTGCTCATTAAACCTAAAACTATTGCCTCTCCAACGTTCAAGGACGGAAGCTGGTTAACCAAATCTTGTGAGAGACTTTCACTTGCTGACTGGACATGCCTTTGGTCTTCAGGCTCAACAAGCCTTAGGATTATCATGTTATTCATTTGAGACAGAGCATCATGATCAACTGTTTTAGGAGATTGGCTTACAAGACATAATCCTAAACCAAATTTACGCCCTTCCCTTGCAACTCTCTGTATCCATCTTTTAGAATCTGAATCACGCTTATTTGGAGCCAATATATGAGCTTCTTCTAAGATGAAAAATACAGAATTGTTTAGCAGATCGGCTTTATTTCCACTATGAGCAGCATCTTTTGACCTTTGAAGTGAATTTCTTAAAATATGGCTGACAAGAACGGTAGCAACATATTCATCAACCTGACTTAAATCAAGGACATTTAAATATCCTGCCTTAATGTTGGATATGATGTTTGAAGCATTCTGATAAAATAGCTTGGAGTATTTAAGTTTCGAATCAGTAATCTTGTTCATCACGTCAACCATAGTCTTTTCAACCTTTGCATCCTCATCATTAATCCCTGATTTATCTTCAAGGTAATTATACATCAAATCCAGGAAGTTTACTGTTTCATGAGTTCCTTCACTGAGTTTTTTAGTAGCATAATTGAATGCTTCTCTAAAGTATCTCTCCTGAATAACCGCATTATTCGGAATATTCATCAGACTCTTGATTTCA
The genomic region above belongs to uncultured Methanobrevibacter sp. and contains:
- a CDS encoding ATP-binding protein, encoding MVVGICVGETSLTEVTFISDKMPKVGEYVTIEYDGKMVLGMIENLIRGNDALNVDINDFKAIQKISRIGVDENYIRGKVKILGDVNDNLKLPRTPVLPGTEIRLADKDVLREIFDVKNALKLGCLVNQSDVDVNVDANPILSRHLAILAMTGAGKSNTVSVLMDQLLTYNVPVFVFDMHGEYKDAQFPNGQVNVIKPQINPKYMEFYEIKSLMNIPNNAVIQERYFREAFNYATKKLSEGTHETVNFLDLMYNYLEDKSGINDEDAKVEKTMVDVMNKITDSKLKYSKLFYQNASNIISNIKAGYLNVLDLSQVDEYVATVLVSHILRNSLQRSKDAAHSGNKADLLNNSVFFILEEAHILAPNKRDSDSKRWIQRVAREGRKFGLGLCLVSQSPKTVDHDALSQMNNMIILRLVEPEDQRHVQSASESLSQDLVNQLPSLNVGEAIVLGLMSKVPTLVKIDEFKGRRHGDDMDIVSYFKDIKERKEKELREAEQETLDMGYDY